In Littorina saxatilis isolate snail1 unplaced genomic scaffold, US_GU_Lsax_2.0 scaffold_2854, whole genome shotgun sequence, the genomic stretch gcgaagtggtgtgacatgatctttttttcgtgctttgaggatcagtcgtgctgcagaattttgaactttctgtagtttgtgcaggaggtagagtggacagccagagagaagagagttacagtagtcaagtttagaaagaacaagagagcagactagagtgtttgtagtttgaacggacagagtatggcggatggttgcgatcttgcggagttcaaagtatgcggacctacagatgttggagatgtgcttgttgagtgtcatgtctgaggagatggtgaagccgaggtttctagctgaagaagagaaagagatgtcggtattgcctacttggacagacgaaggttgagaatttgggaacttagtggactttttcatgcacagaagtgcctctgtcttatcatcatttagttttaacttattttctaccatccatgacttaacatctaagatacaggtctgaatggtctggatggcggcatgtgtctcagcgggggaactaggcttatacaactgggtatcatcagcaaaagactggtttgaaacggaatgattttgaatgagggcagacaagggtttggtatacataatgaagaggacggggccaagtacagagccttgagggacaccgaaaacaaggggggctggggctgatctctggccatcgacaagcacagcctgagttctGTCCGTAAGGTAGGACTCAAACCATGCCAGCGCTGGACCAAAGATGCCATACAAGGTCTGGAGCCTGCTCAGcagtgtgacatgatctatTGTGTCAAACGCTGCCGAGAGGTCCAGTAGGGTGAGCacagacacatcaccaccatccagagcagacagaatgtcgttGGTCACCTTGAGCAGGGCAgtctcagtacagtgagaaggacgGTATGCTGACTGAGAATGCGAGATCAGATCATGAGTGTTCAAATACACTAACAGCTGCTTTAAAACTACTTTCTCAATGATCTTTGACAAAAATGAAAGGTTAGAaacagggcggtagttctttAAGACATTTACATCGAGATTGGATTTCTTAAGGAGCGGTTttacaagtgcagttttgaacaatgatggaaaaacaccagacaaCAGGCTATCATTAACAATCTGGGTGAGAACAGGCAACAGAAGATCAAGGTTTTCAACAAGTAATGGTGTGGGCAatgcatcaagtggacaagttgtaGGTTTGGATTTCAAAATAATCTCTCTAAGGTCCTTCTCACTGACTTTCTGGAATGCTAAAAACGTACAGGCAGGGGAAGCATCAACATGAGTGGGTGCAGCAGAATTAACAGCTAGCGTGTCAAGTTCTGATCTAATATCAGCTACTTTCTGGATGAAAAAATCACTAAAAACATCAGGCAGCTCACTAACAGGAAATACAGTGGGGAGTGGGGACACCTTAGTGCGGCCAGTCAAGCGGTTGCAAATATCAAACAGTTTCTTGCTAGAAGAACAAGTGGCAATCTGAGCctgcagaaaaagtgtcttAGCGGAGTGTACGATCTTGGTTACAACGTTCTTGGTGTAGTTAAAAATCTGCTTATGTACAGTGAGACCCGTCTGAAGGCACTTGCGCTCGGCACGCCTACGCTCACACTTTGCATCACGCAGTTCCTCACTAATAGCAGGATACCACGGTGCTGACTTGGACGGACGGACACGGCGACGCAAACTGGGAGCATGGACATCTAGAGCGGCACGGAGTACAACTTCAAGCTGATCAGCTGTAAGAGAAGGGGACAGCGCAGTCTGCAGCTCTTCCCTGAAACTATCCTTATCCATCGTACGCAGACAACGGACAGAAGTGAAaacagggggtggggtggggggcctAGTCATCAGatcgaacaaaacacaaaaatgatcTGAAGATAAAACATGAGAAACAGTTACAGACTGAACAatatgatgatagtggagatggtattttagattctggtgacgattttgtgccaatggacgatcatttgggtgatgattcgggcaatgcaagtgtcgatcatgacattgtgtatgatgaacccatgacgtagaaagtttttttgttttgcttcaaattggatactttgcctggatatgaagacaacaaaaggtatgtactttcaaatgtttcatatattttctaaaagagtaagttccaaactttgcaaaaacataaggtatgtaaggttatcttgtgttgttgatttttaataattttttcaaaatggctctaaatcgcgcgttggcagggaacacaggggaaatttagacgcgcagcgaatgagttaagccaccaagctgaaatgcaattccgaagtccgggcttcgtcggagattacttgaccaaaatttcaaccaatttggttgaaaaatgagagcgtgacagtgccgcctcaactttcacgaaaagccggatatgacgtcatcaaagacataaatttatcaaaaaaatgaaaaaaacgtctgaggatatcatacccaggaactctcatgtcaaatttcataaagatcggtccagtagtttagtctgaattgctctacacacacacacacacacagacagacagacagacagacagacagacacacatacaccacgaccctcgtctccattcccccctctacgttaaaacatttagtcaaaacttgactaaatgtaaaaaagaggaGAGACAAGGTTTCTTTGATGAAGATAGTGTTGTAGGTTGCTTAAATATTGCGAACAGTCATTAAAAGAGCGCTTGTTGTGATCAGCAAGTGTAAAGATAAGGAAAAAGGACGGACTACATTGTCCGCGTAATGTTTTGAAAGTAGTGCGGTTATTGTTCTTTTTCGGTCAGCCAATCTGCCtctggttgtgtgtttgttcacgTTGCCATGCAGATTGGTATAAAAGACAATGTAAAATGAAGTTCCTACACGCATTAGGACAGGCTTTAGAACAGAAGAGAATGGGTTAGAATAAGGACATAGACTGAGGGCGCTAGGTTAGGGATTAGAATAAGGAGAGAGTAAAGGCAAGGTAGACTAGATCAAGATTTACAATAGGGACAAGAAAAAGAGACTTCGCATTCTTTCAAAGAGATAGCATAGGGAAAAACGCAGAGTAAAAGAACTTAGAGAATCTTACCACATTCAGGGATCGCGTTAACGCATGTTTTTTGACGCATTTTCCCGGCGCTTATGCGTAACGCGTACGCAAAACAACTTCTATTCAAAATGGCATGCTCAGCAGCACATCCCAATACTGAATCAAACTATAGCACACGCGCGCGAGTTTAGAATCTCTAGTCTGTTCTGGATCAAACATAGCACAAGCGCGCGAGTTCAAATCTAAAGTCTGTTTTGGATAAAACAAAATGAGGTGACGTGCTCTCGGCATAAGAGTGTCGCAAGCGAAGCAAAGCAACGCCGGTCGGTTTTCTGAAACAGAACATAACCCAAAATGCACTGGGCGTGTGGCGCCAAATCTAGGCCGAGAGACGCTTTCAGTTCAAGTGTGACATGATTTAACTGTGTTATAGTGCGACGCAAAATCGGTTCTGCTTTACGCGTTTTTTGGCCGACATTGCGTAAGCCGTACGCAATTTGAAAAATCCTAGAGCGATCCCTGCACATTACAATGATTACATAAAGCAAGACAGAGTAGAAATAGCCAGATACAAAGGATAACCTCGCATGCTACTGGTTTGTTTACATCAAAACGCCAGTAGAGGTTCAAATGTAGGTAGGCGAAACTTTCGTAGATCGTTAGAAAATAAACAACCGGACTGTTAGAATGTCAGGTGACGTTTGATTGAACGGTCCTAAACTAGCTAGATAGGTGGGGAAATTAAACATTAGGTGACCTGCGTAAACTCAGGTAAGCTCCTTTTGGTGTCCCGTCTGTTTCAAAAGGGGGAAACTGGATTTAGGTTACTTTGGTGACGAACAGGGGGATTCGTCCATCCGGTTCTCATTGAGGTTAATATAGCTAAAACAGAGGTCTTAGACCATCCTTAAAATTATCCCAACagggaacaagaagagcaaacgctcgatcgagtcactttcgcagttctgaatattatatgaggcatcagatggacaggaagaaattgctattcacaacacaatgagtcacgttcacataaaatttgagcccggtcacttttatagtttccgagaaaagcccaacgttaagttgtgtgttgccgaacagaaaaggctagttatctcccttgtttttctgataacgttcgtaaaaggctacagatgtaaatactttgatgtaaagaataatcctacaaagtttcaatcacatccgatgaactttgtcaaagatataaaatgtctaatttttcctttgacgctgacctgtgaccttgaaaaaggtcaaaggtcaacgaaaccatcgttaaagtgtagaggtcattggaggtcacgactaaacaaaatatgagcccgatcgctttgatagtttccgagaaaagtccaacgttaaggtggtgtctacggacggccggccggacagactaacactgaccgattacatagagtcactttttctcaagtgactcaaaaactgttcTTCCATCTAGAGGTCCAACAAAGTAAATAGGTTGAGAGAATTTCCTAGTTAGTCAGTCAGGGGACAAAAGATCCTGTAGTGGATAAAAATGTAGCTAGCTCGATATGCGGAGTCTCGCCTTataaatataggttacacactccgagttctgattatcttgcatattttcccgagggtcgattttcaagtattaccgagcctttggcgaggtaatacatgaaaatcgacccgagggaaaatatgcaagatattcaggacgaggtgtgtaagctatttatcccattactccgacgttttcattaaaaacacttactttttccactaaaccCTGCctgtgcctgttttcagcttgccaaaagcctccgcagtcgaaattcatgtcaatgaattcatgcgcaaagctagttcccatttgtcagcatagtggacggcgtcattcgacttgtatgtggacattcagtcattcatattgaTAATACAAAGGTCTGCTATcggcttttacattttgaaagtcattataaaatatccctgtgtatatttgacatcggctttcgttatactcaattcggcataccgggtttatatttttaccagaattgcgcacaataatggcagcgcaacaaattcagttcgggccgtgctggtttgatcgttgacccaagtcagttcgcatgcagtgttactgtttgtcagtcggggatagaaatgttggctgtcatcgcgctgttctgttttggttttcacacgtggatcacttacatattcagtcgtcgggtttaggtgagccaaagcttcaatatttcgcctgttgtagacgttaagcaataaagcttggaagttgtatgtcggcactgagagtcggtcgcggtacatcgctttctactttgtcccggtcttgagtttgaacaccaaaggttggatacatctaacacctcacatcctcttctcttccccatatatcttaactgtatctccaacttcttttcgtcttcttcttttcattttgatgccactccctcatttgtcgctgaaccccgcagttgactcgactcggattcacacaagcccgtctagcagacgacagtttgaACAGTCTTggaacagcacggttgcaagcagattcagctatcaatcgaagcaatatACTTtaagccaaagcaaataaccaaatgagaaaacctaacgtttgatttgacttcatggtgagtcttctgataatttttttggcgttggaatggatctcaacgggttcccagctacgacaacttttccagagttatgcaccccaggcatgctctctctctctctctctctctctctctctctctctctctctctctctctctctctctctctctctctctctctctctctctctctctctctctctctctctctctctctctctctctctctctctctctctctctctctctctctctctctctctctctctctctctctctctctctctctctctctctctctctctctctctctctctctctctctctctctctctctctctctctctctctctctctctctctctctctctctctctctctctctctctctctctctctctctctctctctctctctctctctctctctctctctctctctctctctctctctctctctctctctctctctctctctctctctctctctctctcgtactgacaaacgatttttgtaattactacttttttttttaccggtcaaaccaaataacaatcggtacgtctgaccgacatccactttttttcccggtattggcgaatcttaaccggtaaaataccggaaattaccggtaaacgcgatccctgatgATGCATTTTCAATTCTGTTAATTTTTAGGTGTTTGAGATGGCTGCACTATTCGTCTCGAGTGAGCAATCTATCTTTTATAGTATCTTTGGTTGAACCGATTCAACATCAGACGtggacaaaaaaaaaattaaatcattGCCAATTCCATTTTTTGTGGTTTTAGTTTTACCTTCCAAAATCACAGAGTTTGAGCACACCAGTCTCCGGGTCAAGCAGTAGATTCTGTGGCTTGATGTCGCGGTGACACACGCCCTGTGAGTGAATGTAGGCCAGGCTGCGAAACAACTGGTACATGTACAGCTGAAACAACACCATAACTCTATTACAGCATTTCCATACATGTGCAAAACAGCTCCAACAATCAGAAACAAATACACATGTATGCCAAACAGCTTGAATGATTAAACAACAAAGTCCTAAAAGGCTTCTTTCCCCAACCAAAATACATGTACCATTTCAAAACCCTCTACCAGTTCTAGAATCCTGCTGCTAGGCTGGAAATAGAATAATCTCAACCATGGCAGATCTAAACATCTTCTTCAGAAGGTAAAAAACGTAACATTGAGACACAAAAACTGTAATTAAATAGTTGAGTCTAGATCTGTAAAATATTTAGACTGACTTGATTTATCATTATCCTTATTACAGAGCATGTCCAAATCAACTTTGGCAAATGGCTTTGATTTGTCTCATCAAGCTAATTTTGTGTCTCGCCCTCTTTCTCAAGAGTAGATGAACGTGCGCGCAAACAGGCCaattaccgtatttgacggactacaagcagcgactttaaaaaaaaaatcgcatcgcggcttataaaaagatgcggctaaaacgttacctaaacttgaatagcgttcacctaatggaagtcgccgcggattttcatttcgctcgattagcgattaccggtactttattagctctctactcaagactcggcgcttttctctttctttcgcgaatcttcgtttgtcaacaagtcgtcgtgacaagatagcatacagagaaacaccggatgtatcaggatatcgcgcgcgcgcgatttagtttttttgtgtctcgcgatagttggaggagcgagagccgccatgttgtgttttcgtctgctcgaaatgtgcgcaaaagtcgtaaatcgtcccaaaaaagcttattctgggcgggactacatgtgtgtgttggttacaaattgtgtgtgtgatatttttcttcaaactttttcatttttcttctttgtttcacttgtttattctcggagccgatttcgccaaataccgtactttcgtttgcctggttgttttgatcgattgacacgatctgattatatttttttcgacggcggctaatatagtgacgcgggctatacgtggctcgtcccaatttttttgttaaaaaaataaaagtatggggtgcggcttataaaacggtgcatcttgtaatccgtcaaatacggtactgaAATGGAACAAGGGGCTGTGGGTGAGGGGAACTAACAAGATAACAATCAAATCTGTATTCTTCTTTGCTCATTCTCTTCATGCTCTGTCTCTGCCTACTCTTCTTTTCAGttccttcttgttcttttgatGGTGAAGACGAAAGTCAAAACTAGTCCGTGTTCATTTGtccttgttgctgttttctgttgagtacatttttattgttatcgGCCAATTATTCATGAAACGGTCACGTTTCTAAGTTTAGAAACCAGTGTTAAAAAAACCTGTAATGATTCAATGTTATCACAAATGAAAAGGGATGCAAGGCTATAACCAAAGTACCCAGCAATACTTACTTTGATGTAGAGTATTGGTATGGTCTGTTTGGATTTGCTGTAGTGGCGTGCTACACGGTACACTGTCTCAGGAACATACTCTAACACTAGGTTTAGGAACACCTCATCTTtctgaaaacaagaaaaaagaataGTCAGCAGTGTAACattaacaatacacacacacaaacacaaagaaaatgcttagaaatctaaaaaaaaaaaaaaaaaaaaatagaaagcaAGGGAGACTGTGACTGAGAGACAGAAAACAAATTGGAAGTCTCGGAACGTTAGAAGTCGATCTATTTCAGATTTCAAACAAAGCGTTCCTATTTAAAAACTGGAAGATCCTCTTCAATGACTTCATTACGCTTTTAATTCATAAGCAAAATATGCTACCTGCAAAACTGAGCACAAAAAAATCTCTAATTCTAAACCAACAGATGCCTTGGCTTCACACTGGCATTGTTTTGTCCCTTCCctcccacatacactctctctctctctctgtcacgatctagtgacatagaccaagaaagtgtcactcagtggggtgccttctcttggtcaattgcgactgaaagcgcctgtgcgtgagtcggggctatacggcagagttttgctgacagcgcagagCACGCGGAGATTGTGCCGCACGGATTTTTCGGGGGTAATTCTGCtttgcgaggcagaattgtggatagctgaacttgatatgtgacaaggttagtcacgtgttattgtcaaggttgtctgtctgagacactATAACTGGACACTTTACACTCAGCAACAAGAGGAGAAGGACCGATACAgcggtttctagagtatgaggGTCTTCACCGAATAGAATATTCGGGCACTCTAGAGGAACTTCAACGAGATATCACCTTCTCACCGCCACATGTtcgctgaggacgagtcgtcaatttTCCTTCGCCGTGCGATGGTCTTCGCATAAGTATTCGGCAAGGGTTttttggatgttgttgtcactgttgacgaacagaggccattccagggaggaagcgggttttgcttccacgagagtgctacattcataggctgtttgaggtaataaatcattatttaacgctgttgacgagtctgtgtttgtggaatgaaatactctgttgttctttccaggttagcgcataatttgctctctgtgacgctaaaatactaatctgtatatggtttttgcagatagggagagaaggatggaaatcggctgttttgttgttgtgaaaagtccatttgtgcaggcccacgtgctcgatgagatatgtaaagatgacatgtttaaaggtggagggtgaggggtagctgacatgtttagtgcaccgatgctttctgtttgcagccttttcctaacttctgttcggctgccttttgcgggacactgctagctgcagacgtgttaaccagcaaaccggctaaccagcgaaccggctaaccagctaaccagcgaaccggctaaccagcgactgggtgcggcgcctgatgcctccacagttccctgcttcatcaccacgctaaccagcacttcattcgacggagcagttgtggaggctaaaagactaattacaggccgtccacccagtggccaaagaaagctaagtgcaccatgtcttatgcaccccgttgaccaccgttgtcattTATGCTATCTGTGATTATTTTCGAGtagtgacgacgtggggtgtgtgacacctgcatgaactagcacttttggagcagaacagtcgtattttcttatctttacacgggatcagcgtgttactataattttctatattctaactggcattttgtcagtgaccattgggttttacgttttgtgaacgtaaaagaacatattttgagtgaagtctcgagggaggtggcgagtttttacataaacaggcgtctgaaacttatacttttgttgtctctatttaattgtatgactgcgagagtggatcgtggtgtggttagttagttagtagtaactaaccgtttcataatcaccttaagtgatatagtgCAACGTGacactctcactttctctctccctcgcctctttctttatttggtgtttaacgtcgttttcaaccacaaaggttatatcgcgacgggggaaggggggttgggggggggggggggggggggggggatgggatagagccacttgtcaattgtttcttgttcacaaaagcactaatcaaaaatttgctccaggggcttgcaacgtagtgcaatatatgaccttactgggagaatgcaagtttccagtacaaaggacttaacatttcttacatactgcttgactaaaatctttacaaaaatggactatattctatacaagaaacacttaacaagggtaaaaggagatacagaatccgttagtcgcctcttacgacatgctgctCTCCCTCGCCTCACAGAATGGACATTTTataagagaaagaaaagagacaTGGTCAGGAACAGCACTCACCTTTTCACCagaagaataaaagaagaattTGAGCTTTACAATATTTTGATGTTCCAGTTTGCGCATAATCTGTAGTTCTCGATTCTGCACACAGATAAACAACCACAGATCAATTTTACTGTACGTATTCACAAAACACAGTTTGggacaatcaaaacaaaaagctTAAAAGTTAAAGGAGtttaacttaaaaaaaaaaaaaaccattccaCTTTGAAAACTACACACATCTAACTTAAAACCCAATGCAAATGGCTGAATATAGATTTCCGTTGTAATGGTGCACAACATCTGCCCGATTAGCTTGAGGGAAATCCTACACAATAAATTTGTCATACTGCATCACCACCCTGCGTTTCATGAACCACGAAAAGGCGGACCAAAGTAAGGTCAACAAGAGTGCAGCCAACCTTGAAATGGAATCTTTTTGCAAAAGTGACATGACACTTTTGTGGATGAATGAGCAGCTTTGTATCATGTCGGGAAAACACATGAGGTAAGACAAGAAAAATAGGGTCTAGCTCTACACACAAACCGTCATTTCAATTGAACCAGTGGACCCTACAGTACAGAAGAGCTGCCATGGGATGATGGGTGCAAGTGATGTGTGCCTGACATTTCTTGGAGCACCTCCAGTTCAATACCACTGGATAAGCCTTCCTCATTTACTGATTGACTCTACTTTGGTTCAGACTTCTCAAGGAGAGGACATGACTACAAGATAGATACGTGTCAGGTCTTCCTCTGAAGTGTTCTTTGTTGGGAAGGGAGTTGCTGTTGAATAACAAGGCGGCTAGGCAGCTCAGTTcctagagcactggacttgtgatccttggGTGGCGAGTTCCAATTCAAGGCGGGACATGTATACATTACATGGGTCAAATTTTGGTGCAGACtaagagacggtatccatgtcccatgtAAAAAACCTCGGTCCTTCTGCCCTCAGTGCAGGTGGCTCATTActcctaaacacgcatacaccttggtagcgccactcttgttgctgctagctttctactGGAAGGCAGCGGAACAAATTTTCCTTacatgagataataaagtagatgaaaaaaaaaccaaacaagaagggcaaagcccatacgactcacatgcttgaccttgacctttagggtaactaaacctagcaatgacatcatacactaagaactgctttacacatttttcctaccaaaatacatgtgaccttgacccaaggtcaaggtcatccaaggtcatgcaacacaaagctgttaattcaagacataggaagtacaatggtgcttattggctctttctaccatgagatatggtcacttttagtggttcactaccttattttggtcacatttcataagggtcaaagtgaccttgaccttgatcatatgtgaccaaatgtgtctcatgatgaaagcataacatgtgccccacataatttttaagtttgaaacagttatcttccatagttcagggtca encodes the following:
- the LOC138957857 gene encoding glycogen synthase kinase-3-like, producing MRKLEHQNIVKLKFFFYSSGEKKDEVFLNLVLEYVPETVYRVARHYSKSKQTIPILYIKLYMYQLFRSLAYIHSQGVCHRDIKPQNLLLDPETGVLKLCDFGR